A window of the Myxococcus fulvus genome harbors these coding sequences:
- the tsf gene encoding translation elongation factor Ts: MAEVTAQMVKDLRERTGAGLMDCKKALAESGGDFAKAEEWLRKKGISRAAGKEGRVAAEGLVGTYVHGGRIGVLVEVNCETDFVARNPDFQDLVKEVAMQIAAAAPKFVRREEVPSENLEKEREIERELLKQQGKPEAMLEKILVGKMEKYYTQVCLVDQLWVKDDKKKVGDMITERAAKIGEKVSVRRFVRFEVGEGIEKKKDDLAAEVAKTLGQG, encoded by the coding sequence ATGGCCGAAGTGACCGCCCAGATGGTGAAGGACCTCCGCGAGCGGACCGGCGCGGGCCTGATGGACTGCAAGAAGGCGCTGGCCGAGTCCGGCGGCGACTTCGCGAAGGCCGAGGAGTGGCTGCGCAAGAAGGGCATCTCCCGCGCCGCCGGCAAGGAAGGCCGCGTCGCCGCCGAGGGTCTGGTGGGCACCTACGTGCACGGCGGTCGCATCGGCGTGCTGGTGGAGGTCAACTGTGAGACCGACTTCGTCGCGCGCAACCCGGACTTTCAGGACCTGGTGAAGGAGGTGGCCATGCAGATCGCCGCCGCCGCCCCCAAGTTCGTCCGCCGCGAGGAAGTGCCCTCCGAGAACCTCGAGAAGGAGCGCGAGATCGAGCGCGAGCTGCTCAAGCAGCAGGGCAAGCCCGAGGCGATGCTGGAGAAGATCCTCGTCGGGAAGATGGAGAAGTACTACACGCAGGTCTGCCTCGTGGACCAGCTGTGGGTGAAGGACGACAAGAAGAAGGTCGGCGACATGATCACCGAGCGCGCCGCGAAGATTGGCGAGAAGGTCTCCGTGCGCCGCTTCGTCCGCTTCGAGGTGGGTGAGGGCATCGAGAAGAAGAAGGACGACCTCGCCGCCGAAGTGGCCAAGACGCTGGGCCAGGGCTGA
- the rpsB gene encoding 30S ribosomal protein S2 has translation MSIDTQETQNQQQAMAAAGGITMRQLLEAGVHFGHQTKRWNPKMKPYIFGARNGIYIIDLQKTVTMARSAFRFVADITARGGSVLFVGTKKQAQDVIREEASRAGQFFVTSRWLGGTLTNFKTIKQGIDRLKTLEKMAEDGTFERLPKKEVASLEREREKLEKNLGGVKEMSKLPRCVFIIDPKKEHIAIHEATRLGIPVIGLVDTNCDPDGIDFVIPGNDDAIRSIKLFTSKIAEACIEGAARYRASGAADRDEQEEREGRDDRRERDDRRGPRRNDRGGDRRGGDRDRGGERRGPLVEMKGAPAVAEQPATEGGEAAAGETAAE, from the coding sequence ATGTCGATCGACACGCAGGAAACGCAGAACCAGCAGCAGGCCATGGCCGCCGCCGGCGGCATCACGATGCGGCAGCTCCTGGAGGCCGGCGTCCACTTCGGCCACCAGACCAAGCGCTGGAACCCGAAGATGAAGCCGTACATCTTCGGTGCCCGCAACGGCATCTACATCATCGACCTCCAGAAGACGGTCACGATGGCCCGCTCGGCCTTCCGCTTCGTGGCGGACATCACGGCCCGCGGTGGCTCGGTGCTCTTCGTCGGCACCAAGAAGCAGGCGCAGGACGTCATCCGCGAGGAGGCCTCGCGCGCCGGTCAGTTCTTCGTCACCAGCCGCTGGCTGGGCGGCACGCTGACCAACTTCAAGACCATCAAGCAGGGCATCGACCGGCTCAAGACGCTGGAGAAGATGGCCGAGGACGGCACCTTCGAGCGCCTGCCCAAGAAGGAAGTCGCCTCGCTGGAGCGCGAGCGCGAGAAGCTCGAGAAGAACCTGGGCGGCGTGAAGGAGATGTCCAAGCTGCCCCGCTGCGTCTTCATCATCGACCCGAAGAAGGAGCACATCGCCATCCACGAGGCGACCCGTCTGGGCATCCCCGTGATTGGCCTGGTCGACACGAACTGCGATCCGGACGGCATCGACTTCGTGATTCCCGGCAACGACGACGCCATCCGCTCCATCAAGCTCTTCACGTCGAAGATCGCCGAGGCCTGCATCGAGGGCGCGGCCCGCTACCGTGCCTCCGGCGCGGCGGACCGCGACGAGCAGGAGGAGCGCGAGGGCCGTGACGACCGCCGTGAGCGTGATGACCGCCGTGGCCCGCGCCGCAATGACCGTGGCGGCGACCGCCGTGGTGGCGACCGTGACCGTGGCGGCGAGCGCCGTGGCCCCCTCGTCGAGATGAAGGGCGCGCCGGCCGTCGCCGAGCAGCCCGCGACCGAGGGCGGCGAGGCGGCCGCGGGCGAGACGGCGGCGGAGTAA